From the genome of Onthophagus taurus isolate NC chromosome 5, IU_Otau_3.0, whole genome shotgun sequence, one region includes:
- the LOC111426222 gene encoding lethal(2) giant larvae protein isoform X2, translating to MFKFIKAKGPHQTAERQKLQKELFSYRRTLQHGFPHKPTAIAWDPTLRLICIGTSTGAIKVFGKPGVEFYGQHSNSIAVTQLVFLPNVGKVVSLCEDNSLHLWEVDKSSLVEVKTQALEGKLKKISAMCVESTGEALLLGTEGGNIYLLELNTFEMVRDNIYQEDVMQHVPQDYKLNPGAVEAIFEQPGHPNNILIGYNRGLLVLYNRADNVALKTFPSQQQLESLCWHDDGEGFTTSHNDGSYLTWELSDYNDEDNPLPEPTTTYGPFPCKAIPKIIRKELNDQPLIVFSGGLPRASYSDKHTVSVVHDTKHVTFELTSKIIDFLVVESPLQENDEDNEEESEEQSGGPDILLILADEELVAIDLKSEDWKMMNLPYLVSLHASAVICSQHVSNVSEELWVHLKEAGRAQTSHMYSSRSWPIQGGSLLCSKGETPRRELLLTGHEDGTVRFWDAGCVNLTPIYKFSTSQYFTGDDIVDDAVTSPDDSEEEWPPFRKTGIFDPYSDDARLAIKKISLCPLSGTLAVAGTAGHIVLAKFDTEILDGEVKVNVMNIVSDRDGFVWKGHDQLTPKQGNIRQNRGFQANNIVQLYPPAAVTCVVLRPDWGLLAAGTAHGLALFDYQRQKPVIVKCTLNPNDLTGAGDAPISRRKSFKKSLRESFRRLRKGRSTRRTNQTTTTPTTPSSPPQRKPPTTEEGNFSPLDAKPVERQIEARPVDDGMGSIVRCLYFARTFLINVQNTIPTLWAGTNNGTVYVFTIGLPSKRDTDDVICQLGKEIQLKHRAPVIAIAVLDGASKPLPEPLEVEKGLASLPDPTQPHRVVIASEEQFKIFTLPSLKPYCKYKLTAHEGARVRRMSFANFSCTSSDTNVTHTETDLLCLTNLGDCLVLSIPDLKRQLNAAAVRREDINGISSLVFTRDGEALYFHSSSELQRISLSATKITSARCYLSIKDKKVTPIVENDSINGDATGNDGEEESSTPIMNGNAESKESSVVDKAEEVRENGDDTLHNVTVSSSIGDITIDSVKDHIGSGEELASRLSGVAITKTVITTVTTNQSGEVTSNSTTTTTNNVTEAHEN from the exons ATGTTTAAGTTTATAAAAGCGAAAGGGCCTCATCAGACCGCTGAAAggcaaaaattacaaaaggaGTTGTTTTCTTATCGAAGG acGTTACAACACGGTTTTCCACATAAACCGACTGCAATAGCATGGGATCCAACCCTTCGTTTAATCTGCATTGGTACATCAACCGGtgcaataaaagtttttggaaaacCCGGAGTGGAATTTTACGGCCAACATTCAAATTCAATCGCGGTTACCCAACTAGTCTTTTTACCAAACGTTGGGAAAGTGGTTTCATTATGCGAGGATAACTCGCTTCATTTATGGGAGGTAGATAAAAGCTCCCTTGTTGAAGTTAAAACTCAAGCACTCgaagggaaattaaaaaaaatctccgcaATGTGTGTCGAATCAACCGGAGAAGCCCTCCTTTTAGGAACGGAAGGTGGAAACATCTACTTATTAGAACTAAACACCTTCGAGATGGTTCGAGATAACATCTACCAAGAAGACGTGATGCAACACGTCCCACAAGATTACAAATTAAACCCAGGGGCGGTTGAGGCGATTTTCGAACAACCCGGGCACCccaacaacattttaattggTTATAACCGTGGGCTATTAGTCTTGTATAATCGCGCGGATAATGTTGCCTTAAAAACATTTCCTTCCCAACAACAACTAGAAAGTTTGTGTTGGCACGATGACGGTGAAGGTTTTACGACATCACACAACGACGGCAGTTACCTCACGTGGGAATTAAGCGATTACAACGATGAAGATAACCCTTTACCGGAACCAACAACAACATATGGTCCTTTTCCATGCAAAGCAATCCCAAAAATTATTCGGAAAGAACTCAATGATCAACCATTAATTGTTTTTAGCGGTGGATTACCCAGGGCTAGTTATAGTGATAAACATACGGTGTCCGTTGTACATGATACAAAACATGTTACTTTTGAATTAACAAGCaag ataattgattttttggttGTTGAATCACCACTTCAAGAAAATGACGAAGACAATGAGGAAGAATCAGAAGAACAATCTGGGGGTCccgatattttattaattttggccGATGAAGAACTTGTTGCGATTGATCTTAAATCGGAAGATTGGAAAATGATGAATTTGCCTTATTTAGTGTCATTACATGCTTCTGCAGTGATTTGTAGCCAACACGTTTCAA ATGTATCAGAGGAGTTGTGGGTACATTTAAAAGAAGCGGGTCGTGCCCAAACGAGCCATATGTATTCATCGAGATCATGGCCTATTCAAGGGGGGAGTCTGTTGTGTTCAAAAGGGGAAACTCCTCGGCGCGAATTATTATTAACCGGGCACGAGGATGGAACAGTTCGATTTTGGGATGCTGGATGTGTTAATTTAACCccgatttataaatttagtaCTTCCCAGTACTTTACAGGGGACGATATCGTTG atgatGCTGTAACATCGCCGGATGATTCCGAGGAGGAGTGGCCCCCATTTCGAAAAACTGGTATTTTCGATCCGTACTCGGACGATGCACGTTTAGCGATTAAGAAAATAAGTTTGTGCCCCCTCTCGGGGACCTTAGCTGTTGCTGGAACAGCGGGGCATATCGTTTTGGCAAAATTCGACACCGAAATCTTAGATGGAGAAGTAAAAGTGAACGTGATGAACATAGTGAGTGATCGAGATGGTTTCGTTTGGAAAGGCCACGATCAATTAACTCCGAAACAAGGAAATATTCGCCAAAATCGCGGATTTCAAGCCAACAACATCGTACAACTTTACCCCCCAGCTGCGGTTACTTGCGTTGTATTGCGCCCCGATTGGGGGTTATTAGCTGCGGGGACCGCGCATGGATTAGCCTTGTTTGATTATCAACGCCAAAAACCTGTTATTGTTAAATGTACTTTAAACCCAAACg atcTTACTGGAGCTGGAGATGCCCCAATTTCGcgaagaaaatcttttaagaAATCGTTACGAGAAAGTTTTAGACGATTACGTAAAGGAAGATCAACAAGGAGAACTAATCAAACTACTACAACTCCCACAACCCCATCTTCACCCCCTCAAAGAAAACCCCCAACCACAGAAGAAGGTAATTTTAGCCCTTTGGATGCTAAACCTGTTGAGAGACAAATTGAAGCGAGACCTGTTGATGATGGAATGGGATCAATCGTTAGATGTTTATATTTCGCGAGAACTTTTCTTATTaatg tacaAAACACCATTCCAACTTTATGGGCCGGAACTAATAACGGAACAGTTTACGTATTCACAATTGGTTTGCCATCAAAACGAGACACGGACGACGTTATTTGCCAACTTGGAAAAGAGATTCAATTAAAACATCGCGCCCCCGTGATCGCAATCGCCGTTTTAGACGGAGCTAGTAAACCCCTACCTGAGCCGTTGGAGGTTGAAAAAGGTTTAGCAAGTCTTCCCGATCCCACCCAACCTCACCGTGTCGTCATCGCCTCCGAAGaacaattcaaaatatttactttaccatcattaaaaccttattgtaaatataaattaaccgCCCACGAGGGTGCCCGCGTTAGGAGGATGTCGTTCGCCAATTTTTCTTGTACCTCATCGGACACGAATGTGACCCACACAGAAACcgatttattatgtttaacgAATTTGGGAGATTGCCTCGTTTTGAGTATTCCCGATTTAAAACGGCAACTAAATGCGGCCGCTGTTCGTAGAGAAGATATCaa tggAATTTCCTCGTTGGTTTTTACCCGCGATGGCGAAGCTTTGTATTTCCATTCATCATCTGAATTACAAAGAATATCACTTTCCGCGACTAAAATAACATCGGCACGTtgttatttatcaataaaagataaaaaggtTACTCCTATTGTTGAAAATGATTCAATTAATGGAGATGCGACCGGAAATGATGGGGAAGAAGAATCTTCCACGCCGATTATGAATGGAAACGCTGAGAGTAAAGAAAGTAGTGTTGTCGATaag GCTGAAGAAGTGCGAGAAAACGGTGATGATACACTACATAATGTAACAGTGTCAAGCAGCATCGGAGACATAACTATCGATAGCGTAAAAGATCACATCGGTTCTGGAGAGGAATTGGCGAGTCGTTTATCTGGGGTTGCAATCACTAAAACGGTTATAACGACCGTTACTACGAATCAATCGGGGGAAGTTACCTCAAATTCGACTACTACAACTACAAATAATGTTACTGAAGCGCACGAAA ATTAA
- the LOC111426222 gene encoding lethal(2) giant larvae protein isoform X1 — MFKFIKAKGPHQTAERQKLQKELFSYRRTLQHGFPHKPTAIAWDPTLRLICIGTSTGAIKVFGKPGVEFYGQHSNSIAVTQLVFLPNVGKVVSLCEDNSLHLWEVDKSSLVEVKTQALEGKLKKISAMCVESTGEALLLGTEGGNIYLLELNTFEMVRDNIYQEDVMQHVPQDYKLNPGAVEAIFEQPGHPNNILIGYNRGLLVLYNRADNVALKTFPSQQQLESLCWHDDGEGFTTSHNDGSYLTWELSDYNDEDNPLPEPTTTYGPFPCKAIPKIIRKELNDQPLIVFSGGLPRASYSDKHTVSVVHDTKHVTFELTSKIIDFLVVESPLQENDEDNEEESEEQSGGPDILLILADEELVAIDLKSEDWKMMNLPYLVSLHASAVICSQHVSNVSEELWVHLKEAGRAQTSHMYSSRSWPIQGGSLLCSKGETPRRELLLTGHEDGTVRFWDAGCVNLTPIYKFSTSQYFTGDDIVDDAVTSPDDSEEEWPPFRKTGIFDPYSDDARLAIKKISLCPLSGTLAVAGTAGHIVLAKFDTEILDGEVKVNVMNIVSDRDGFVWKGHDQLTPKQGNIRQNRGFQANNIVQLYPPAAVTCVVLRPDWGLLAAGTAHGLALFDYQRQKPVIVKCTLNPNDLTGAGDAPISRRKSFKKSLRESFRRLRKGRSTRRTNQTTTTPTTPSSPPQRKPPTTEEGNFSPLDAKPVERQIEARPVDDGMGSIVRCLYFARTFLINVQNTIPTLWAGTNNGTVYVFTIGLPSKRDTDDVICQLGKEIQLKHRAPVIAIAVLDGASKPLPEPLEVEKGLASLPDPTQPHRVVIASEEQFKIFTLPSLKPYCKYKLTAHEGARVRRMSFANFSCTSSDTNVTHTETDLLCLTNLGDCLVLSIPDLKRQLNAAAVRREDINGISSLVFTRDGEALYFHSSSELQRISLSATKITSARCYLSIKDKKVTPIVENDSINGDATGNDGEEESSTPIMNGNAESKESSVVDKAEEVRENGDDTLHNVTVSSSIGDITIDSVKDHIGSGEELASRLSGVAITKTVITTVTTNQSGEVTSNSTTTTTNNVTEAHEIVESVSSGSTHQSEIKQVQVSDILLKAPLALAEEIDSDNGQINGGA; from the exons ATGTTTAAGTTTATAAAAGCGAAAGGGCCTCATCAGACCGCTGAAAggcaaaaattacaaaaggaGTTGTTTTCTTATCGAAGG acGTTACAACACGGTTTTCCACATAAACCGACTGCAATAGCATGGGATCCAACCCTTCGTTTAATCTGCATTGGTACATCAACCGGtgcaataaaagtttttggaaaacCCGGAGTGGAATTTTACGGCCAACATTCAAATTCAATCGCGGTTACCCAACTAGTCTTTTTACCAAACGTTGGGAAAGTGGTTTCATTATGCGAGGATAACTCGCTTCATTTATGGGAGGTAGATAAAAGCTCCCTTGTTGAAGTTAAAACTCAAGCACTCgaagggaaattaaaaaaaatctccgcaATGTGTGTCGAATCAACCGGAGAAGCCCTCCTTTTAGGAACGGAAGGTGGAAACATCTACTTATTAGAACTAAACACCTTCGAGATGGTTCGAGATAACATCTACCAAGAAGACGTGATGCAACACGTCCCACAAGATTACAAATTAAACCCAGGGGCGGTTGAGGCGATTTTCGAACAACCCGGGCACCccaacaacattttaattggTTATAACCGTGGGCTATTAGTCTTGTATAATCGCGCGGATAATGTTGCCTTAAAAACATTTCCTTCCCAACAACAACTAGAAAGTTTGTGTTGGCACGATGACGGTGAAGGTTTTACGACATCACACAACGACGGCAGTTACCTCACGTGGGAATTAAGCGATTACAACGATGAAGATAACCCTTTACCGGAACCAACAACAACATATGGTCCTTTTCCATGCAAAGCAATCCCAAAAATTATTCGGAAAGAACTCAATGATCAACCATTAATTGTTTTTAGCGGTGGATTACCCAGGGCTAGTTATAGTGATAAACATACGGTGTCCGTTGTACATGATACAAAACATGTTACTTTTGAATTAACAAGCaag ataattgattttttggttGTTGAATCACCACTTCAAGAAAATGACGAAGACAATGAGGAAGAATCAGAAGAACAATCTGGGGGTCccgatattttattaattttggccGATGAAGAACTTGTTGCGATTGATCTTAAATCGGAAGATTGGAAAATGATGAATTTGCCTTATTTAGTGTCATTACATGCTTCTGCAGTGATTTGTAGCCAACACGTTTCAA ATGTATCAGAGGAGTTGTGGGTACATTTAAAAGAAGCGGGTCGTGCCCAAACGAGCCATATGTATTCATCGAGATCATGGCCTATTCAAGGGGGGAGTCTGTTGTGTTCAAAAGGGGAAACTCCTCGGCGCGAATTATTATTAACCGGGCACGAGGATGGAACAGTTCGATTTTGGGATGCTGGATGTGTTAATTTAACCccgatttataaatttagtaCTTCCCAGTACTTTACAGGGGACGATATCGTTG atgatGCTGTAACATCGCCGGATGATTCCGAGGAGGAGTGGCCCCCATTTCGAAAAACTGGTATTTTCGATCCGTACTCGGACGATGCACGTTTAGCGATTAAGAAAATAAGTTTGTGCCCCCTCTCGGGGACCTTAGCTGTTGCTGGAACAGCGGGGCATATCGTTTTGGCAAAATTCGACACCGAAATCTTAGATGGAGAAGTAAAAGTGAACGTGATGAACATAGTGAGTGATCGAGATGGTTTCGTTTGGAAAGGCCACGATCAATTAACTCCGAAACAAGGAAATATTCGCCAAAATCGCGGATTTCAAGCCAACAACATCGTACAACTTTACCCCCCAGCTGCGGTTACTTGCGTTGTATTGCGCCCCGATTGGGGGTTATTAGCTGCGGGGACCGCGCATGGATTAGCCTTGTTTGATTATCAACGCCAAAAACCTGTTATTGTTAAATGTACTTTAAACCCAAACg atcTTACTGGAGCTGGAGATGCCCCAATTTCGcgaagaaaatcttttaagaAATCGTTACGAGAAAGTTTTAGACGATTACGTAAAGGAAGATCAACAAGGAGAACTAATCAAACTACTACAACTCCCACAACCCCATCTTCACCCCCTCAAAGAAAACCCCCAACCACAGAAGAAGGTAATTTTAGCCCTTTGGATGCTAAACCTGTTGAGAGACAAATTGAAGCGAGACCTGTTGATGATGGAATGGGATCAATCGTTAGATGTTTATATTTCGCGAGAACTTTTCTTATTaatg tacaAAACACCATTCCAACTTTATGGGCCGGAACTAATAACGGAACAGTTTACGTATTCACAATTGGTTTGCCATCAAAACGAGACACGGACGACGTTATTTGCCAACTTGGAAAAGAGATTCAATTAAAACATCGCGCCCCCGTGATCGCAATCGCCGTTTTAGACGGAGCTAGTAAACCCCTACCTGAGCCGTTGGAGGTTGAAAAAGGTTTAGCAAGTCTTCCCGATCCCACCCAACCTCACCGTGTCGTCATCGCCTCCGAAGaacaattcaaaatatttactttaccatcattaaaaccttattgtaaatataaattaaccgCCCACGAGGGTGCCCGCGTTAGGAGGATGTCGTTCGCCAATTTTTCTTGTACCTCATCGGACACGAATGTGACCCACACAGAAACcgatttattatgtttaacgAATTTGGGAGATTGCCTCGTTTTGAGTATTCCCGATTTAAAACGGCAACTAAATGCGGCCGCTGTTCGTAGAGAAGATATCaa tggAATTTCCTCGTTGGTTTTTACCCGCGATGGCGAAGCTTTGTATTTCCATTCATCATCTGAATTACAAAGAATATCACTTTCCGCGACTAAAATAACATCGGCACGTtgttatttatcaataaaagataaaaaggtTACTCCTATTGTTGAAAATGATTCAATTAATGGAGATGCGACCGGAAATGATGGGGAAGAAGAATCTTCCACGCCGATTATGAATGGAAACGCTGAGAGTAAAGAAAGTAGTGTTGTCGATaag GCTGAAGAAGTGCGAGAAAACGGTGATGATACACTACATAATGTAACAGTGTCAAGCAGCATCGGAGACATAACTATCGATAGCGTAAAAGATCACATCGGTTCTGGAGAGGAATTGGCGAGTCGTTTATCTGGGGTTGCAATCACTAAAACGGTTATAACGACCGTTACTACGAATCAATCGGGGGAAGTTACCTCAAATTCGACTACTACAACTACAAATAATGTTACTGAAGCGCACGAAA TCGTAGAGAGCGTGTCTTCCGGGTCAACTCACCAATCAGAG ATTAAACAAGTTCAAGTAAgcgatattttattgaaagctCCATTGGCTCTCGCTGAAGAAATTGATTCGGATAATGGGCAAATTAATGGAGGGGCCTAA